The nucleotide sequence GCGTACAGGGCGGGCCACGCACCAGGCGCGCCGCTAAGGAGACACCAATGGCAACCGGAACCGTCAAGTGGTTCAACTCGGAAAAGGGCTTCGGCTTCATCGAGCAGGACGGCGGAGGACCGGACGTGTTCGTCCACTACTCCGCGATCGCATCGTCCGGCTACCGGGAGCTGAACGAGGGACAGAAGGTCGAGTTCGACGTCACGCAGGGCGAGAAGGGTCCACAGGCGGCTAACGTCCAGCCGCGCTGACCAGCTCGGGCCGCGCCGGGTGGGCCGGTACGGCCGGCTCCTCCGGCAGGTCACGGCGCTTGCGCAGGGGGCCGAACAGCAGGATCAGTCCGGTCAGTGCCAGCCCGCCGGTGAGTACCCACATGGCCGGGCGGAGGCCGAGTGCCGTACCGAGGGCGCCGGTGAGCACCGCGCCGAGCGGCATCGTGCCGAGGTTGACCACCTGGATGGTCACGCTGACCCGGCCGAGCAGCCGGTGCGGCACGTACGCCTGCCGGAAGCCGGCCTTGATCACGTTTCCGGCCACCACTCCGGCACCGATCACCACCCCGGCCAGCACCACCAGCCCGAGCCGGGCTCCGGGGGCGGTCAGCGGGATCAGCAGGCCGAACGGTTCCGCGCCGAGGGCGCAGAGCAGCAGCGCGCGGGCACTGCCGAGGCGCCGGGACAGCGCGGTGGCGACGGCGGCTCCGACGACCCCGCCCGCGCTCATCA is from Micromonospora sp. WMMD1102 and encodes:
- a CDS encoding cold-shock protein, with protein sequence MATGTVKWFNSEKGFGFIEQDGGGPDVFVHYSAIASSGYRELNEGQKVEFDVTQGEKGPQAANVQPR